A region from the Sphingopyxis lindanitolerans genome encodes:
- a CDS encoding rolling circle replication-associated protein has protein sequence MVALRPLPSSATFAAFRADEAAEAATTKRNRLHMRKQRKYPGRNRVMARQDAADLAFREFTKGEGDTSTDPFACTDPYVIHGIGLPSAHDAVPRYFDGKSNSKVPVSFDSRCRKCEACLSHRRRLWTARASDELKAAHRTWFATLTIRPDDRFVATMHASDTAARAGHGSWPTMSAENQFRYLVKHLNKEIDRFLKRVRKNGAPFRYLLVSEAHKDGFPHFHLLIHEAALPLTKRLLESNWRLGHSQFRLVNNSDPRSAFYVCKYLAKSALTRVRASKRYGRDQLVVAATEAIKEMATRIADTVITGPVPGVPGERSV, from the coding sequence ATGGTTGCCCTTAGGCCGTTGCCATCTAGCGCAACGTTCGCGGCTTTTAGAGCCGACGAAGCGGCGGAAGCCGCCACCACCAAGCGGAACCGCTTGCATATGCGCAAACAGCGCAAATATCCCGGTCGCAACCGGGTCATGGCTCGGCAAGATGCTGCCGACCTCGCGTTTCGCGAATTCACGAAAGGGGAGGGTGATACCTCCACCGATCCCTTCGCCTGCACCGATCCCTATGTGATCCATGGCATCGGTCTGCCGTCCGCGCATGACGCGGTGCCTCGATATTTCGATGGCAAGAGCAATTCAAAGGTTCCGGTTTCCTTTGATAGTCGTTGCCGTAAGTGCGAAGCTTGTCTCTCGCACCGTCGCCGCCTCTGGACGGCGCGGGCATCCGATGAGCTAAAGGCCGCTCATCGCACTTGGTTCGCGACCCTGACCATCCGCCCGGATGACAGGTTCGTCGCTACGATGCATGCTTCGGACACCGCCGCCCGGGCCGGTCACGGCTCATGGCCGACCATGTCAGCGGAGAACCAATTCCGATACCTCGTCAAGCATCTCAACAAAGAAATTGACAGGTTTCTAAAGCGCGTCCGTAAAAACGGCGCGCCTTTTAGGTATTTGCTAGTAAGTGAGGCCCACAAGGATGGGTTCCCGCATTTCCACCTGCTTATTCACGAAGCGGCGTTGCCGCTGACAAAGCGACTGCTGGAAAGCAATTGGCGTCTCGGGCATAGCCAATTTCGCTTGGTGAATAACAGCGATCCACGTAGCGCATTCTACGTGTGCAAATATTTGGCAAAATCTGCGCTGACGCGCGTTAGGGCGTCGAAGCGGTATGGACGCGACCAGTTGGTGGTCGCTGCTACGGAAGCCATTAAGGAAATGGCGACGCGGATCGCAGATACGGTAATAACGGGGCCTGTCCCCGGGGTCCCCGGAGAGAGGAGTGTTTGA
- the hfq gene encoding RNA chaperone Hfq, whose amino-acid sequence MKEANMSDKNQNLQDLFLNALRRTKTPVTMFLVKGVKLQGIITWFDNFSLLLRRDGQSQLVYKHAISTVMPSHDFDLAALGNDIREAPASKGKALQDVFLNAVRRSDESVTMFLVNGVMLQGDIVAFDLFCMLLERERQVQLVYKHAISTVQPNGPINLTDNGDDEEGAA is encoded by the coding sequence ATCAAGGAGGCAAATATGTCCGACAAGAATCAGAATCTCCAGGATCTTTTCCTAAACGCCCTGCGCCGGACCAAGACGCCGGTGACGATGTTCCTCGTCAAGGGCGTCAAATTGCAGGGCATCATCACCTGGTTCGACAATTTCTCGCTGCTGCTCCGCCGCGACGGCCAGTCGCAGCTCGTCTACAAGCATGCGATCTCGACGGTGATGCCGTCGCACGACTTCGACCTCGCGGCGCTGGGTAACGACATTCGCGAGGCGCCGGCGAGCAAGGGCAAGGCGCTGCAGGACGTGTTCCTCAACGCGGTGCGCCGGTCGGATGAATCGGTGACGATGTTCCTGGTGAATGGGGTGATGCTTCAGGGCGACATCGTCGCTTTTGACCTGTTCTGCATGCTGCTCGAACGCGAGCGGCAGGTCCAGCTCGTCTACAAGCATGCGATCTCGACCGTTCAGCCGAACGGACCGATCAACCTCACCGACAATGGCGACGACGAAGAAGGCGCCGCCTGA
- the hflX gene encoding GTPase HflX, whose product MNDSEDDVTRGAAALLVVPEWHGQRLSRDLDARAEEAKGLALAIGLDVVAVHTLRLRQTRAATLIGVGQIEAIKPDVVESAAQLVIVDAALTAIQQRNLETEFGTKVIDRTGLILEIFGERAATAEGRLQVELAHLDYQAGRLVRSWTHLERQRGGFGFLGGPGETQIEADRRMIRNRMARIRRQLDDARRTRQLQRSKRQRAPWPVIALVGYTNAGKSTFFNRLTGSDVMAEDMLFATLDPTMREIRLPGIDKAILSDTVGFVSDLPTELVAAFRATLEEVTTADLIVHVRDIAHPDSDAQYDDVRAILDSLGVNGPQETDGKHREGEDDPRTVPQIEIWNKIDTADADARARIEEMAARRGDVAVLSAVTGEGVEAARTLMASQLTARHRVERIFLTFDQGEAMAWLHARGEVLGDVAGDEGHVLTVRLDPADRARFERLWPQGNG is encoded by the coding sequence GTGAACGACAGCGAGGATGACGTCACCCGCGGCGCCGCCGCGCTGTTGGTCGTGCCCGAATGGCACGGGCAGCGGCTGTCGCGCGACCTCGACGCGCGCGCCGAGGAAGCGAAGGGGCTGGCGCTGGCGATCGGGCTCGACGTGGTGGCGGTTCATACGCTGCGGCTGCGGCAGACGCGCGCCGCGACGCTGATCGGTGTCGGGCAGATTGAGGCGATCAAGCCCGATGTTGTCGAAAGTGCCGCGCAGCTCGTCATCGTCGATGCGGCACTGACCGCGATCCAGCAGCGCAACCTTGAGACCGAGTTCGGGACGAAAGTCATTGATAGAACGGGATTGATTCTCGAAATCTTTGGCGAGCGCGCGGCGACGGCCGAGGGGCGGCTGCAGGTCGAACTGGCGCATCTCGACTATCAGGCGGGGCGGTTGGTGCGGAGTTGGACGCATCTCGAGCGCCAGCGCGGTGGTTTCGGCTTCCTCGGCGGGCCGGGCGAAACGCAGATCGAGGCCGATCGGCGGATGATCCGCAATCGGATGGCGCGCATCCGCCGTCAGCTCGACGATGCCCGCCGCACCCGCCAGCTCCAGCGATCGAAGCGCCAGCGCGCACCCTGGCCGGTGATCGCGCTCGTCGGCTATACCAACGCCGGAAAATCCACCTTTTTCAACCGCCTGACCGGAAGTGACGTCATGGCGGAAGACATGCTGTTCGCGACGCTCGACCCAACGATGCGCGAAATCCGGCTGCCGGGGATCGACAAGGCGATCCTGTCGGACACCGTCGGTTTCGTCTCCGACCTGCCGACCGAACTGGTCGCGGCGTTCCGCGCAACGCTGGAAGAGGTCACGACCGCCGACCTGATCGTCCATGTCCGCGACATCGCGCACCCCGACAGCGACGCGCAATATGACGATGTCCGCGCGATCCTCGACTCGCTGGGCGTCAATGGCCCCCAGGAAACGGACGGAAAGCACAGGGAAGGGGAGGATGACCCCCGCACCGTTCCCCAGATCGAAATCTGGAACAAGATCGACACCGCCGATGCCGACGCCCGGGCGCGGATCGAGGAGATGGCGGCCCGGCGCGGCGACGTCGCGGTCCTCTCGGCAGTGACGGGCGAGGGGGTCGAGGCGGCACGGACGCTCATGGCGTCACAATTGACCGCGCGGCACCGGGTCGAGCGTATCTTCCTGACCTTTGACCAGGGCGAGGCGATGGCATGGCTCCACGCGCGCGGCGAGGTGCTGGGGGATGTCGCCGGGGACGAGGGGCATGTGCTGACCGTGCGGCTCGATCCCGCCGATCGGGCGCGGTTCGAGCGGCTGTGGCCGCAGGGGAATGGGTAG
- the mazG gene encoding nucleoside triphosphate pyrophosphohydrolase, which yields MPEANTPAAPSPIDRLLGVMARLRDPDGGCEWDLAQDFATIAPYTIEEAYEVADAITGGDPAAICDELGDLLLQVVFHSQIATDAGLFGFDDVATAISDKMERRHPHIFGDAATGDVRVQWEAIKAAERAADGPKSALDGVALSLPALLRAQKLQGRAARVGFDWPDAEGPRAKIAEELDEVVAAPDATARAEEIGDLLFAVVNYARHLGVDAESALRAANEKFARRFHAVEERAGPDIAAQSLDTLEAHWQAVKASERA from the coding sequence ATGCCCGAAGCCAACACCCCCGCGGCTCCGTCCCCCATCGACCGCCTGCTTGGCGTCATGGCACGGCTTCGCGACCCCGATGGTGGCTGCGAATGGGATCTGGCGCAGGATTTCGCAACGATCGCGCCCTATACGATCGAGGAAGCCTATGAGGTCGCCGACGCGATCACCGGCGGCGATCCGGCGGCGATCTGCGACGAACTTGGCGACTTGCTGCTCCAGGTCGTCTTTCACAGCCAGATTGCGACCGACGCCGGCCTGTTCGGTTTCGATGACGTCGCGACCGCGATCAGCGACAAGATGGAGCGCCGCCATCCGCATATCTTCGGTGACGCGGCGACCGGCGATGTCCGCGTCCAGTGGGAAGCGATCAAGGCGGCCGAGCGCGCGGCCGACGGCCCCAAAAGCGCGCTCGACGGCGTCGCGCTGTCGCTGCCGGCGCTGCTCCGCGCGCAAAAGCTGCAAGGCCGTGCCGCGCGCGTCGGTTTCGACTGGCCCGATGCCGAAGGACCGCGCGCCAAGATCGCCGAGGAACTTGATGAAGTCGTGGCGGCACCCGATGCGACCGCGCGCGCCGAAGAGATCGGCGACCTGCTCTTCGCGGTGGTCAATTATGCGCGCCACCTTGGCGTCGATGCCGAAAGTGCCTTGCGCGCCGCCAACGAGAAATTCGCTCGCCGCTTCCACGCCGTCGAGGAACGCGCAGGCCCCGATATCGCCGCGCAGTCGCTCGACACGCTCGAGGCGCATTGGCAGGCGGTCAAGGCGTCGGAACGGGCCTGA
- a CDS encoding tlde1 domain-containing protein — MDVGREPFDWVYSQSRGHLYLADSQDVRAHVASGYSGAPRYQNNTESEALVSRGPIPRGVWRMEPAFNHGRLGPVAIPLEPVEEKTALGRSGFFIHGDNSRGDASASFGCIVLDRKTRDLLALGVGQGIRTLVVVD; from the coding sequence ATGGATGTTGGACGTGAACCCTTCGATTGGGTCTATTCCCAATCTCGCGGGCATCTCTATTTGGCTGACAGCCAAGATGTGCGCGCGCATGTTGCTTCGGGTTATTCGGGTGCGCCTCGCTATCAGAATAACACCGAAAGCGAGGCTCTGGTTTCCAGAGGGCCTATACCTCGTGGAGTGTGGCGAATGGAGCCTGCATTTAACCATGGCAGGCTCGGACCTGTCGCGATCCCGCTCGAACCCGTCGAAGAGAAAACGGCGCTCGGCCGTAGCGGGTTCTTTATCCACGGGGACAATAGTCGCGGAGACGCATCGGCCAGTTTTGGTTGCATCGTCCTCGACCGAAAAACCCGCGACCTCCTCGCCCTCGGAGTAGGGCAGGGGATTAGAACCTTAGTCGTCGTCGACTAG